In the Anastrepha obliqua isolate idAnaObli1 chromosome 1, idAnaObli1_1.0, whole genome shotgun sequence genome, one interval contains:
- the LOC129249156 gene encoding uncharacterized protein LOC129249156, whose amino-acid sequence MAYSSNFDGFNTLGSAKYSTTHVKQPVKYAIPGPFTKSKLLQDCPEADIRVLKEAAAKVVAQPASALLRSPLSAKWSHITTGCTTIDNCLRGGIATRGITEICGASGVGKTQLLLQLSLTVQLPKQLGGLGKAVAFICTEDTFPSKRLFQLAKVFEKRFPDVQMNYMGNIYIEHVLEADDLLKCVGVRLANLMESLSIGLIIIDSVAAIFRTYNNYIKRARDMRKLANNLLHYADKYNCAVICVNQVATVSDAAKETPCLGLAWAHLGRSRIKLSRVPKEVKINGDLFTVRRFEIVYSPETPNEVAEFLITTGGVVDVPV is encoded by the exons ATGGCATACAGCTCGAATTTCGACGGTTTTAATACATTAGGTAGTGCTAAATATAGTACCACCCATGTTAAGCAACCGGTGAAGTATGCAATACCCGGCCCCTTCACAAAGTCGAAGCTGCTGCAGGACTGCCCGGAAGCGGATATACGTGTACTCAAGGAAGCAGCCGCAAAAGTGGTTGCGCAGCCAG CATCCGCTTTACTGCGCTCGCCATTATCCGCGAAGTGGTCGCATATTACAACGGGCTGTACAACGATTGATAATTGCTTGCGCGGTGGTATCGCAACGCGTGGCATAACAGAGATTTGTGGCGCATCAGGTGTTGGGAAGACACAATTGCTGCTACAATTGTCTCTGACGGTGCAGCTGCCCAAGCAGCTGGGAGGCCTGGGTAAAGCAGTCGCCTTTATTTGCACCGAAGACACCTTTCCTTCAAAGCGTCTCTTCCAGCTGGCGAAAGTGTTTGAGAAACGCTTCCCCGATGTCCAAATGAATTACATGGGAAATATTTACATTGAACATGTGCTAGAAGCG GATGACCTACTTAAATGTGTGGGAGTGCGTCTGGCAAATTTAATGGAATCACTAAGCATTGGCCTTATTATAATTGATTCAGTAGCAGCGATTTTTCGTACGTACAACAACTACATCAAGCGTGCGCGGGATATGCGAAAATTGGCCAACAACCTGTTGCACTACGCCGACAAATACAATTGTGCGGTTATTTGTGTGAATCAA GTCGCCACGGTGAGCGATGCGGCGAAAGAAACACCTTGCTTGGGTTTAGCTTGGGCGCATTTAGGCCGTTCGCGCATTAAACTCTCTAGAGTTCCGAAAGAAGTAAAAATCAATGGTGACTTATTTACTGTGCGCCGATTCGAAATCGTATACTCACCAGAGACACCAAACGAAGTAGCTGAGTTTTTGATCACTACCGGCGGTGTAGTCGATGTTCCTGTATAG
- the LOC129248699 gene encoding ATP synthase subunit e, mitochondrial has translation MSQAPVRVSPLIKFGRWSLLVVGIGYGAFHQNRLSKKEEKVRIIEAQQKVVRDAKLAEEKKRAVEAEIRALEELSKPKK, from the coding sequence ATGTCGCAGGCTCCAGTACGTGTATCGCCTTTAATCAAATTTGGCCGCTGGTCTTTGCTAGTAGTAGGCATTGGCTATGGTGCCTTCCATCAGAACAGGTTGTCCAAGAAGGAAGAGAAGGTACGCATAATCGAAGCGCAGCAAAAGGTTGTACGTGACGCCAAGTTAGCCGAAGAGAAGAAGCGTGCGGTAGAGGCTGAAATTCGTGCGTTGGAGGAACTTTCCAAGCCAAAAAAATAA
- the LOC129253450 gene encoding uncharacterized protein LOC129253450, which yields MEADFGTFAESLSASSEEDDDFSTAEDSSDDSDGASSYAQQQRQQLYGFREMTSVNNSPKNLVQKIYNRERTGNFTCRKRLVQAPERAFDQVPNRLRFCLKDIVPNCFLQGHMFMGLSACGQFLLSYKVCCNDNMIANHYSFSNGYKYSLYFWVYQPHKPLRSFFKCCLFDDHGVDNLKKVTMTQWKCADPRILIVHGAAENENEESYITYVKVPRLGCLECKKLRDYEDSTFFRWHMLCLKCNLTIHTKYSSTESDPKFSSQINLICPERILIVSNGFVHMMHIELIPPASAINAIQPQQQHQQLTSSRSTPCHESSAASTSSMERRLMPLTADEQASCDNHNNVIARIIADFSDVETDSTHSSETPIRPSQSDASVTSPSSAVAFISRKTYDEVIFTCSGSASPNATVASSSTTTSSNAKAADTTANTTSTGINNSPSGGSTARFSLINHRGRRHHRIVTKSFRNGVTSIDLQTTIPTSSSPATSATMADRLNAYEFSEDNEKCEKISTLRKRRLADKKYEFSEDNTENIVPFTKIRSANKNLAMSHYTTSYGSSSTRSLHRSATTTAASGSHHFYNSPCASPSSSPRPSHASPSNCSDARHCTPPPIHRASPITSLQQGFRSPPCSSPVAGGLIRSPSRHVTPAHIYGSISPPQTISTATQQMLSFKPLGTLSPLQVSMAKRHLDLSGTMSPNAPFLSPRREENRVVEMPLQAGTILEKPLCTKKFKRRFVEEDDAASVITSEEDDCISPGYHTSLPVEVHGSCYSEMQMVSQATYQQLNCASVVITQHSFDLETFTYYAISALCQKNEKTYDVFYDWACELIRVCPVSQTIICLLMAQFSARDQLPTSPTNCLNCSRKLDCAFHRRQFECRILFTWNMENGEWEVLDYGEMYECKLSDVISPIKRCGRMPVTLSQPAKKLAHEMSISLSKIEQNYTYNLRVLDSNIRKSKFSVADHDNVIELCLKRPRDSDA from the exons ATGGAAGCCGATTTTGGTACTTTCGCTGAGTCACTATCCGCTTCCTCCGAAGAAGATGATGACTTCTCAACGGCTGAAGATAGTTCTGATGATTCGGACGGTGCGAGTAGTTATGCTCAACAGCAGCGCCAACAACTCTATGGGTTTAGGGAAATGACAAGCGTAAACAACAGCCCTAAAAATTTGGTGCAGAAAATTTACAACAGAGAA CGGACTGGTAATTTCACGTGTAGAAAACGTTTGGTTCAGGCACCAGAACGCGCATTCGACCAAGTGCCAAATAGATTAAGATTTTGCCTCAAGGATATTGTGCCGAACTGCTTCCTACAGGG acACATGTTTATGGGTCTTAGCGCCTGTGGTCAGTTCCTGCTGAGCTATAAGGTATGCTGCAATGACAATATGATTGCTAATCACTATTCCTTTAGTAATGGATATAAGTACAG tTTGTACTTCTGGGTATACCAACCACATAAACCGCTTCGCAGCTTCTTCAAATGCTGCCTTTTTGACGATCATGGCGTTGACAATCTGAAAAAAGTAACAATGACTCAGTGGAAGTGTGCCGATCCTCGCATTCTCATTGTTCATGGCGCCGCTGAAAATGAGAATGAAGAATCATACATAACTTATGTTAAAGTTCCTAGACTCGGTTGTTTGGAATGTAAAAAATTACGAGATTATGAAGATAGCACCT TCTTTCGCTGGCACATGTTGTGCTTGAAGTGCAATCTCACTATACACACCAAGTATTCCTCAACTGAATCCGATCCAAAATTTAGCTCGCAAATTAATCTGATTTGCCCCGAGCGTATTTTAATAGTTTCAAATGGTTTTGTGCATATGATGCACATTGAATTGATACCTCCCGCTAGTGCAATCAATGCCATACAACCtcaacagcaacaccaacagTTGACATCTAGTCGCAGCACACCATGCCATGAATCATCAGCGGCGAGCACATCGAGTATGGAACGTCGTCTGATGCCGCTCACTGCTGATGAGCAAGCTAGTTGTGACAATCACAATAACGTTATCGCTCGCATTATTGCCGATTTTAGTGACGTCGAAACGGATTCGACGCATTCCAGCGAAACGCCTATACGGCCTTCACAAAGTGATGCATCCGTTACTTCACCGAGCTCGGCAGTAGCATTTATTTCACGAAAAACTTACGATGAAGTAATTTTCACATGCAGCGGCAGCGCTTCACCCAACGCTACAGTTGCTTCGAGCAGCACTACAACAAGTAGCAACGCCAAAGCTGCCGATACCACAGCTAATACTACGTCGACAGGGATCAATAATAGCCCCAGCGGTGGTAGTACTGCACGTTTTAGCCTGATCAATCATCGTGGCAGGCGCCATCATCGCATTGTCACAAAATCCTTCCGTAATGGCGTTACAAGCATCGATCTGCAAACTACAATTCCCACTTCCAGCAGTCCGGCAACATCAGCAACCATGGCCGATCGCCTAAATGCTTATGAATTCTCAGAGGACAACGAAAAGTGTGAAAAGATTTCTACATTGCGTAAACGCCGTTTAGCTGATAAAAAGTATGAATTCTCTGAGGACAACACCGAGAATATTGTACCGTTTACGAAGATACGTTCTGCCAACAAAAACCTCGCTATGTCGCATTATACTACATCGTATGGCAGTAGCAGTACACGTTCACTGCATCGCTcagcgaccacaactgctgcaAGCGGCTCTCATCATTTCTACAATTCGCCATGTGCTTCACCGTCATCCTCGCCACGGCCCTCACATGCTTCCCCGTCCAATTGTAGCGACGCTCGCCATTGCACGCCGCCTCCTATACATCGCGCCTCGCCCATAACGTCGTTGCAACAGGGATTTCGTTCGCCGCCTTGCAGTTCACCTGTTGCTGGTGGTCTGATACGCTCACCCAGCCGACATGTGACACCAGCCCACATTTACGGCTCCATATCGCCACCGCAGACCATTTCAACAGCCACACAGCAAATGCTTAGCTTCAAGCCGCTGGGCACTTTATCGCCACTGCAAGTGTCTATGGCCAAGCGGCATCTAGACTTGAGTGGCACCATGTCACCGAATGCGCCATTCCTGTCGCCGCGTCGTGAAGAAAATCGTGTGGTGGAGATGCCCCTACAGGCGGGCACAATACTAGAGAAACCGCTGTGtacgaaaaaattcaaaaggcgCTTTGTGGAGGAAGACGACGCTGCATCGGTTATAACCAGTGAAGAAG ATGATTGCATTTCGCCCGGCTATCATACATCGCTGCCCGTTGAGGTGCATGGCTCGTGCTATTCAGAAATGCAAATGGTATCGCAGGCAACATACCAACAACTCAATTGTGCCAGTGTAGTAATAACGCAACACTCATTTGATTTGGAAACTTTCACGTACTATGCAATAAGTGCGCTTTGCCAGAAGAATGAAAAAACCTATGATGTATTCTATGATTGGGCGTGTGAGCTAATCAGG GTTTGCCCAGTCAGTCAAACCATTATTTGTCTGTTAATGGCACAGTTCTCTGCTCGCGATCAACTACCAACATCGCCAACGAATTGCCTCAACTGTTCACGCAAGTTGGACTGCGCTTTCCATCGTCGTCAATTTGAGTGCCGCATACTTTTCACTTGGAATATGGAGAATGGCGAATGGGAAGTGCTTGACTATGGTGAAATGTACGAGTGTAAGCTGTCGGATGTGATAAGCCCAATCAAACGTTGCGGGCGCATGCCAGTTACATTGTCGCAGCCCGCAAAGAAGCTGGCCCACGAAATGTCCATTAGCCTCAGCAAAATAGAACAAAATTATACGTATAATTTGCGTGTACTTGACTCGAATATAAGGAAGTCCAAATTTAGTGTGGCCGACCATGACAATGTAATCGAGCTGTGCTTAAAACGGCCACGCGACAGCGATGCATAA